A stretch of DNA from Desulfobulbaceae bacterium DB1:
AACATCAACACGCCATCAGCGCCCGGAGCGAGGCTTGAGATCAGGATTTACTTATACAAACGAAAGGGGTTATCCCGCTCCGCTTCAGACTTGACAGCAAAGACGCAACAGCTGCAAGGCTTCGCGGATCGTGAATAAAGGTATAGTGAGGGGTGCGGACAAAGGACAGAGACAGTTGTTGGAGGAAGAAAGCAGCAGAAACAACCTTATAAATCGAGAGCTACAATATGAGGGGGATTTTTTCTTTATCTGCCGCCGACAAATACCAAGCGAAAGATAAAATTTAATTGAAAGGATGGCGCAAAAAGCGCGCTATTTTACAGACGGGGTTTTCAGGAGTAACAAAAACCGGAGGAGGAAAAATCGAGCAACTCTCCTCCCCCCGGTTTACAAACAATCCGACGATCAAAACAAATCAGTGCCCGCCGCCGTGGCCGTCGGTTTTTTCGCCGCCGCCGTGCAGGCGGTCAAAACCCTTGACGCCGATATGACATACGGTACAACGGGTGTTGGAGGCAAAGGCGGTTTGGCCGTCATGACAGACGCCGCAATACTTGCCGTCATACAGGGATTGCATGGTAAAATCGTCACCGGCCTCGGCCGCGCCGATTTCCATTTGAAAAACCTCATCATGGCAGCTGTCACAGGAAAGCCCTGCATCCATGGTATGGGTTTTATGATTAAAAACTACAGCCTTAACCGGCTGTGTGAAAACAATAGGCGCCTCAGGACCATATGTGTCCTCATCATACTGCTCCTCACCGATTGCCTGTCCGCCCACGCAGAGAATCAGACCGGCAAGGGCCATGACACCAAAAAAACCTGCTACACCTTTATGCTTAATATTCATAGTCATCCTCTCCGGCAAATTAGTCGTTCATGTAAAATACGTTGGGAAGCGCACCTGTTTCAGGACGCAGTACCCAGACAACCTTTTCAGGGGCATGCACCAGCTGATACACCCTGCTGGCCGGATCAGCCAAATCACCGAACACGCGGACATCCGCCGGACAGGCAGCAGCACATGCGGTCTGCGTTTCACCCTTGGAGAGACGAGTATCAATACAGAAATTACACTTGTCGACGGCGCGGTTTTCTTCCTTGAAGTAACGGGCGTTGTAAGGACATGCAGCCATGCAGGTCTTGCAGCCGATGCACTTTTTGTAATCCATCATGACAATGCCGGTTTTCTCATCCTTAAACGTCGCTTTTGTCGGGCATACACGGACACAAGGCGGACGATTGCAATGGTTGCAAAGAACAGGCATGAAAATTCTTTCCGTGGTATTCGGCCCGGACTCTCTTTCCATTTCCAGAATTGTTGTTCTGTAGCCATAGGAAGGCACATGATTGGTTTTAGCGCACGCCTCTTTGCAGCGCTCGCAATCAACGCACCTGTTTTGCCTCATGACCATGGAATAATGCGGGCTGTAGGGGAATTTTTTTGCCTGGGGCATTGCACCGATCGCCCCCTGAACGTTCCGGGCGGAAGTCAAGGACAGCACGGAACCACCAAGAAAAACACCGGTTACCGAGAGGCCGAATTTTAAGAAACTCCGCCGCTCTTCAGAGGGCAAATTTTCAGCGCCCTCGTTTTTGAGCTTTTCCAAGTCACTAATTTTCATAATGGATCTCCCTCGAAAAATTATTAATACGGCAGCCGGTTTTATTGGGGGCAAACCGCCTTTTATTAACTTACGCCTTGATCCTTCCAAAAAACAGTCGGAAACGATTCGGCGTGCCAGCAATCGACAAAAAGAAAAAACATCTGCGTCGCACAAAAAATCACACAATAGCAAATGTGTCAAGTCAATTTTCACTATTGATTTTCACACACAAATTGACAGCTTGACTGCCCACCCACATCGGACTACATTTAAAATTTGCGTTTCTTCCATGTTTGAAGCGCCGACAACAATCTTTTCACACGACATCCGCAGCCAAATGACGCAAGCGAACAGCCCTCAACCACAGGTAACCCTGGCGGTCTTTACCGTTAATTCAATGTGGGAAATCACCTCCTTCAGCCATGCAGCCGAGGAACTCCTCGGACTGCAGGCCAAGGAAATGATCGGTAAAAACTGTCACGACTTTTTCGCCCACCAGGAACGATTCTCTGATCTTTTCCAGCAGTGCGCTTCCATCACCAGCGGCAAGTCGGTTGCTTCCTTTCACATGGTATTGAAAAATCCGGCAACCCAAAACAATCTCGCGGTGCTGGTCACGGCAATTCCCGTACCCGACCGGTTCGGCAATCTCTCCGGCGCCATCATCAGTTTTCAGGAAACATCAAAATCCGCCATTACCACCCAACTCGTCCTCGACTCCATTGCCGACGGGGTTTTTACCGTCGACAGCCATTGGCGGATCACCTCTTTCAACAAGGCGGCGGAGGAGATAACCGGCTGGAAGCAGCAAGAGGCCCTGGGCAAGTCCTGCAGTGAAATTTTCCATTCCAGCATCTGCGGCACATCTTGCGTACTTGCCGAAAGCGTCCGCGACGCCAAGGCCATAACAAATCGTCCCATTTTTATTCGAACCAAGCATGGCGACACCGTGCCCATCAGCATCAGCGCCGCTCCGCTTGTCGATCAGGACGGCAAGGTTATCGGCGGGGTGGAAACCTTCCGCGACATCACATCCAGCATCAGCAAAGATCTCATCTTCGACTCCATCGCCGACGGTGTCTTCACCGTTGACCGCAACTGGAAGATAAGCTCATTTAACCATGCGGCGGAATCCATCACCGGCTGGAAACAGCATGAGGTTATCGGCAAATCGTGCAGCGCGATTTTTCACTCCAACATATGCGGCGAATCGTGCATTTTGTCCCAGAGCGTCACACAAAGAAAAAAGATCACCGATAAGCCGATTTTCATCAAATCGAAAAAAGGAGAAACGATCCCCGTCAACATCAGCGCCGCACCGCTTCTGGACCCGCAGGGCAACATTATCGGCGGCATCGAGACCTTCCGGGACATAACGAGCAGCATCCGCAATCAGCTTATCCTTGACTCCATTGCCGACGGCGTCTTCACCGTGGACCGCAACTGGCGGATAACCTCCTTCAATCATGCCGCGGAACAGATAACCGGCTGGTCAAGCAACGACGCCATCGGCAAATCGTGCAGCGAGATTTTCCACTCAAGCATCTGCGGGAAAAATTGCGCCATTGCCCAATGCATTTACACAGGAAAACCGACATCGAACCTCTCCATCACCATTTCCGATTCAACTGGAAAAAAGATACCGATCAGCATCAGCGCCTCCCCCTTAACCGACAATGAAGGGAATATCATCGGCGGGGTTGAAACCTTCCGGGATCTCACCGCCATCACCAGCCTGCGCAAACAGCTCTCGCAGAGCTACACCTTTGACGAAATCGTCAGTAAAAGCGCGGCAATGCAGCGCATATTCAACATCCTGCCGGATATCGCCAAAAGCCCGAGCACGGTCCTGATCCTGGGAGAAAGCGGTACCGGCAAGGAGCTTGTCGCCAGGGCCCTCTACAATGCCAGCAACCGGGCCGACAAACCCTTTGTTATCGTCAACTGCGGCGCCCTGCCGGAAACATTGCTCGAGTCGGAACTTTTCGGCTACAAGGCCGGCGCTTTTACCGACGCCAAAAAAGATAAGCAGGGCCGCTTCGCCGCCGCGCAAGGCGGCACCCTGTTTCTTGACGAAATCGGCGATATCCCCCAATCGGTTCAGGTAAAACTTCTCAGGGTTCTACAAAATAAGGTATATGAACCGCTGGGCTCCAATGTTCCGGTTGCCGCCGATGTCCGCATTATTACCGCGACAAACAGAAATCTCCAGGAACTGGTCCAGCAGGGGATCTTTCGCGAAGACCTCTTTTACCGGCTCAACGTGGTCAAAATTCTCCTCCCGCCGTTACGGGAAAGAAGAGAAGACATCCCGATTCTTGCCGACCACTTCATCAAGCAGTTCAGCGCCGTTCAGGGCAAGGATATTGTCGGCATTTCGAGCAACGCCCTCAACATCCTGATGCGCTACGAATATCCCGGCAATATCCGGGAACTGCAAAACATCATTGAATATTCCTTCATTCTCTGCGACGGAGGCATTATTCAAATCGAGCACCTTCCCGAACCTTTTTATTCTCCCGGCGCTGCGGCCGCAGCCAAAACCAACCAGAAAACCTCATCTGCCGAGGGTTTGCTCACCCTGGAAGAAACAGAAAAACAGGCCATCTATCTCTCGCTTGAACGCAACAAATGGCGAAAAATGGGCACCTGCCGGGAACTCGGCATCTCCAAAGATACATTACGCCGCAAAATCCAACGCTACGGCCTGGTTAATCCGGCAGGCGACACGGGAGAACTCGACGAATAAGCTTGTGCAAAAAAACAGCCGCAAAATCGCAAATCGGGCGCGGCAAAAAAACGGCAACAAAATAGACTCAATCTTTATTCCACAACGCCGTAAATAAAAAAGGCGGAACTCTTTCAACAAGAGATTCCGCCGTTTCTGCATCAATCAAAAAAAACCATCAGGAAGCGCGACGGATCGACTTATCGGCCCCATCTGCCGCCGGCTGATACGAACTCAACCACACAATTTTTTTGCCTGCTCGTGAAATGTATGGCAGACAGGATAATCGCGATGGAAAATCAACCTGGTAATTGTTGCTTTTTTTTTTCCACTGGTTTTTTTTTCTTTTCCTCATCAGCAATCTTTGCCTGACGTTCCGCTACTTTATCCCCGACCCGATGCAAACTCCGCGGGACGGACCAGTCAACTCTCGAATTGCACCCATCACATATATCGGGTGGACAATTTCCAACTTCCCAACAGGGGATCAGACTCAACAACTTCTTCAAGCCCGGAATACTTATCCCCTGATCATGAATCATGGAACGTAAACATTCAATCCAACGAATATCGTTGGGAGAAAACATCCGCCGTGATCCTCGATGGGCAGGTTTTATCAATCCTTCGGCCTCGTATATACGAAGCGTTCTCGGATGGACATTGAGCAACTTCGCCGCGACCCCGATCGGGTAAATCGGCAAATCAGGCCGCAAGGGCTGAATATCAGTCTTCTTCCTGGCCATTATCATCTCCTTTGACTCTTTGTCCCATTCATGATTTG
This window harbors:
- a CDS encoding twin-arginine translocation pathway signal protein, which gives rise to MKISDLEKLKNEGAENLPSEERRSFLKFGLSVTGVFLGGSVLSLTSARNVQGAIGAMPQAKKFPYSPHYSMVMRQNRCVDCERCKEACAKTNHVPSYGYRTTILEMERESGPNTTERIFMPVLCNHCNRPPCVRVCPTKATFKDEKTGIVMMDYKKCIGCKTCMAACPYNARYFKEENRAVDKCNFCIDTRLSKGETQTACAAACPADVRVFGDLADPASRVYQLVHAPEKVVWVLRPETGALPNVFYMND